A single window of Toxotes jaculatrix isolate fToxJac2 chromosome 4, fToxJac2.pri, whole genome shotgun sequence DNA harbors:
- the LOC121180719 gene encoding perforin-1-like — MVRLWQLMLLCWAWSPLCLPSSVSFPGTPQECERAPFVPGYNLGGEGFDIVTTQRKGAYVIDTETWKLGNGTCRLYTNSYLSQEKQKVPVAVVDWRSLPKCSLKVTSTIYDSVEALVNDSTSSVTNDWKVGLDIPVDPSVTLGVGFGGSHSRDSTYAMQKSKQDHYNFFRHSVYCNFYRYRLATNPPLSHEFQSAVNALPSYSQKTLTLYRDLIDTYGTHYIIQVSLGGEMKAITSIKTCEATMKGVSATEVKDCLSVEASATFANSASINAMYKHCQEKKKKLGWSQSFSSTFNERNTEIIGGNINEADILFQGQSDPSVYKNWLNSLKTTPDVVQYNIKPLHTILPSGHPARAGLKQEVEKYIQKNAVLKKCSESCQVGHRSSKRDPCACVCNSNKNLNSNCCPAEKGLATLKVFKLYAQGLYGDRWSQTDGSVKVTYGDQTKRTAIISNNNNPKWSEKFEFGPITINMRNKLTFTIYDEDTYWNSDLLGKCSFDLRQGKVTDSCMLNHGTFFFSYIVECAPSLGGDQCQEYIPSPMSPSLAKVFYTRNGILVGESGENQAQSVSQSGGGQPLM; from the exons ATGGTGAGGCTGTGGCAACTCATGCTCCTGTGCTGGGCATGGAGTCCTCTGTGTCTGCCGTCCAGTGTAAGCTTCCCTGGAACACCACAGGAGTGTGAACGTGCTCCCTTTGTCCCTGGTTACAATCTGGGTGGAGAAGGCTTCGACATTGTCACAACGCAGAGGAAAGGAGCCTACGTCATCGACACTGAAACATGGAAGCTTGGAAATGGCACTTGCAGGTTATACACAAACAGCTACCTGAGTCAGGAAAAGCAGAAGGTCCCAGTTGCTGTGGTGGACTGGAGAAGCCTCCCCAAGTGCAGTTTAAAGGTCACCAGTACAATCTATGATTCTGTTGAAGCTCTTGTCAATGACTCCACATCATCTGTGACAAATGATTGGAAAGTCGGCCTCGATATTCCTGTAGACCCCAGTGTTACTCTTGGTGTTGGCTTTGGAGGGTCCCACTCCAGAGATTCTACCTATGCCATGCAAAAGTCAAAACAAGACCATTACAACTTCTTTCGCCATTCTGTCTACTGTAACTTCTACCG ataCAGACTGGCTACAAACCCTCCACTGAGTCATGAATTTCAATCAGCTGTCAACGCTCTTCCTTCCTATTCACAAAAAACTTTGACGCTATATCGCGATCTAATTGACACCTATGGTACACATTACATCATACAAGTGTCTCTGGGAGGGGAAATGAAGGCCATCACTTCCATCAAGACCTGTGAGGCAACCATGAAAGGAGTGTCTGCAACAGAGGTCAAGGACTGTTTGTCCGTCGAGGCCTCGGCTACGTTTGCAAACTCAGCCAGTATAAATGCCATGTACAAACACTgtcaggaaaagaagaagaagttagGCTGGAGCCAAAGTTTCAGCAGCACATTTAACGAGCGTAACACAGAGATCATTGGTGGAAACATTAATGAAGCTGATATCCTCTTTCAGGGGCAATCTGATCCTTCTGTCTATAAAAACTGGCTTAATTCACTGAAAACCACACCTGATGTTGTCCAATACAACATAAAGCCCCTGCACACCATACTGCCAAGTGGTCATCCTGCCAGAGCTGGACTGAAACAAGAGGTGGAGAAGTACATCCAGAAAAATGCAGTGTTGAAGAAATGCTCAGAATCTTGTCAAGTTGGGCACAGATCCAGCAAAAGGGATCCTTGTGCTTGTGTCTGCAACAGTAACAAGAACCTCAATTCAAACTGCTGCCCTGCTGAGAAAGGTCTCGCAACATTGAAGGTGTTCAAGCTTTATGCACAGGGTCTGTATGGTGATAGGTGGAGTCAGACAGACGGTTCAGTAAAGGTCACATATGGTGATCAGACAAAGCGCACTGCCATTATATCAAACAATAATAATCCTAAATGGTCAGAGAAGTTTGAATTTGGACCCATCACCATCAACATGAGAAACAAACTCACGTTCACTATTTATGATGAGGATACTTACTGGAACAGTGATCTGCTTGGCAAGTGCTCATTTGATCTGCGTCAAGGGAAAGTGACAGACAGCTGCATGTTAAACCATGGTACCTTCTTTTTCTCCTACATAGTAGAGTGTGCACCAAGTCTTGGTGGTGACCAGTGTCAAGAGTACATTCCCTCCCCCATGAGTCCCTCTCTGGCCAAGGTCTTCTACACCAGAAATGGGATCCTGGTTGGAGAGTCAGGGGAGAATCaggctcagtcagtcagtcagtcaggtggAGGTCAGCCACTGATGTGA
- the LOC121180324 gene encoding myeloid-associated differentiation marker-like, protein MPVIVLEAKDFTSPLFLVRTWEVLSTCTTFSLVASLEPSDKNQTNHQSNINSFRIFCMFTWCFFFTLTLLIHILSVIQFHSLIPISWKNLTITVAVLGALMCLSASVVFPWIIMDHPKRSPHSVAAAVVSCLTFLAYTSESYILCTQAHEQRGYMGSMPGLLKTLQLWGGCQLILLAVEAVCGLPSGEHSWQSWVSCMSYSICVLMSLVTLVVILGDLAGRCLLPFDRFLAGFSLIGVLFYMVATVICFTKVLKLRDPGQSVPNRSAPLVIMETVVASITLLAYTVDLAFSIKLLCDRSHS, encoded by the coding sequence ATGCCTGTGATTGTACTGGAGGCCAAAGACTTCACCAGTCCCCTGTTTTTGGTGCGGACATGGGAAGTGTTATCCACCTGTACCACCTTCAGTCTTGTGGCCTCGCTGGAGCCTTCGGATAAAAATCAAACTAACCATCAATCAAACATCAACTCATTTAGGATCTTCTGCATGTTCACCTGGTGCTTCTTCTTCACCCTTACTCTCCTCATCCACATTCTCAGCGTCATACAGTTTCACAGCCTCATCCCAATATCCTGGAAGAACCTGACCATCACAGTGGCGGTGTTAGGCGCACTGATGTGTCTCAGCGCCTCTGTAGTTTTCCCTTGGATCATCATGGATCACCCAAAGAGGTCACCACACTCCGTGGCAGCTGCTGTGGTCTCCTGTCTCACCTTCCTGGCTTATACCTCAGAGTCCTACATTCTTTGCACCCAAGCCCATGAACAAAGAGGCTATATGGGCAGCATGCCTGGTCTCCTCAAGACACTCCAGCTGTGGGGAGGTTGTCAGTTGATACTCCTGGCTGTGGAGGCAGTCTGTGGACTGCCTAGTGGAGAACACAGCTGGCAGTCATGGGTTTCCTGCATGTCATATAGTATCTGTGTCCTCATGAGCCTAGTCACACTGGTGGTAATTTTAGGTGACCTTGCGGGGCGATGTCTCCTACCTTTTGACAGATTTCTGGCTGGCTTCAGTCTGATTGGGGTGTTGTTCTACATGGTGGCCACAGTGATTTGTTTTACCAAGGTTCTGAAACTGAGAGACCCTGGACAGAGCGTCCCAAATAGAAGTGCGCCGCTGGTTATCATGGAAACAGTTGTTGCCAGTATTACACTGTTAGCTTACACAGTGGACCTTGCCTTCTCCATCAAACTGTTGTGTGACAGGAGTCATTCATGA